In one window of Chitinophagaceae bacterium DNA:
- the cyoE gene encoding heme o synthase, which produces MNLFISIVPFQKQASLFFALMKPRLSFLVSFSFGFGYILASNEKINIVLFCILFLSSFLISGCGVAINQILEIKYDSVMDRTKDRPLPTYSLTKTEAKYFAFVVGFMGLTILYLFSNILTTFIALFSLLIYAYVYTPLKRVGVIAVFVGAIPGALPPLLGWTAFSGSISYEALIIFGIQFIWQFPHFWAIAWVSDVDYKKAGFQLLPFGGKKDLKTAIIIMIYALFLIPIGLLPAYFHITGINSAVIATICGVLFLLQTFILIRDRSDKAATNLMFASFIYLPVVQISFLFDKT; this is translated from the coding sequence ATGAATCTTTTTATAAGTATTGTTCCTTTTCAAAAACAGGCATCTTTATTTTTTGCCCTTATGAAGCCACGTCTTTCTTTTCTTGTTTCTTTTTCCTTTGGTTTTGGATATATTTTAGCAAGTAATGAAAAGATAAACATAGTTTTATTTTGTATATTATTTTTGAGTAGTTTTTTAATATCCGGATGCGGAGTAGCTATAAATCAAATATTAGAAATAAAATATGATAGTGTTATGGATAGGACAAAAGACAGACCTCTTCCTACCTATTCGTTAACGAAAACGGAGGCAAAATACTTTGCTTTCGTTGTGGGTTTTATGGGATTAACCATACTCTATCTTTTCTCCAATATTCTTACTACATTTATAGCATTGTTTTCTCTTCTGATATATGCATACGTATATACCCCATTAAAAAGAGTAGGAGTTATAGCAGTTTTTGTAGGAGCAATTCCCGGGGCTCTGCCGCCGTTATTAGGTTGGACTGCCTTTTCAGGAAGTATAAGTTATGAAGCATTGATTATATTTGGTATTCAATTTATATGGCAATTTCCACATTTTTGGGCAATAGCATGGGTGTCAGATGTAGATTATAAGAAAGCTGGCTTTCAATTGCTCCCTTTTGGAGGAAAAAAAGATTTAAAAACAGCCATTATTATAATGATATACGCATTATTTTTAATACCCATTGGACTATTACCTGCATATTTTCACATTACAGGGATTAATTCAGCGGTTATAGCTACTATTTGCGGGGTTTTATTTTTATTGCAAACCTTTATACTCATTCGTGATCGCTCTGATAAAGCAGCCACAAATCTTATGTTTGCTTCTTTTATTTATTTACCCGTAGTTCAAATATCGTTTCTTTTTGATAAAACATAA